The genomic DNA CAGCGGTTCTCGCAGCATGCTCAGCCGCATATCAACGTAGACTGATTCATCGCTGAGCCCGCTAGCGGGGTTCACGAGCGTTGAGCAGGTCATGATCGCACCCAGTTGCCACGCAGGCTTAGTCATTGGCACAGATCTCGAAATGCCATCGTGACTGACTGAAAAAACGCGTAGTTCTTCAGCCAATGCATCTCCCGAAGCCGTTGGTTAATCATAGCAGGTTCGACAGGAACTGGCTCTGCATGAATTGCCTCCAGCACCACCAACAGGGGGAGACTCCGACTCAGCGCCGTCGGCTGCTCAAAGGTCCTTACCAGGTTGACCACGTGCTGTGGAAAGGAAGGGTGTGCGAGGGTGTCCTGATGTAGGAAGGGGCCTTGAACCATTCCGGCCGGAGGTGTCCCGAATCCGGTGAAATACAGACCAGGTTCAAAATCCTCTTGTGGTACTTCCAGTCGATTGACATAGCGAATCTGCATTTGGTCGATCGACTCGATCCCGGCGATCTCCCGGTGCACGGTCAAGAGGCGCATTAACTCCGCTGAGAGCTCTGACCAGCCCACGTACTCACCGAGCCAGCTAAGAGACAGAGAATTTCGAGCCAGAGTGACGACCCGTCTTTGATCCGCAGACACCAGCCGCAATCCAAGCCACCCCAAATTTTCTGCTGTCGCGTGTGCCGTGGCTGGATTCACTGGCGGAACGCGCGGAGCATCAGCCTGCATTGCGAAAGAGAAGCGGGCTTGATTCATGTGTTGAGAAGTCGGGTAATCGGGAAGCCGCGCGGTAACCTGCTTGAAAATCGCGTCGGGTGCCCATTCAAGCGTCGCGCGAGCGACGAGCGTGATCATTGCTTCGACGATGGGAGCCCGGCGAAGCGCAGGAAACTCTTCATCCAGGTTCAACGACACAGTGCTGGCCATGTAGGCATTATCGGGCGGATCTTGAACCGTGTACAGGGGGATTCGAAAGGCATCTGGAGGCTGGCCAGCCAACGGGCGAGCAGCGCTGACCACCGCTCAGGCACAGATCTCCCAGCGGCGTGACCTCACCGCATCCACCACCGCCGTCGGCTGGACGTGGTCGAGGTAGCGAATCGTGGTCAACAGCGACCGGTGCCCGAGTTGGCGGGAGATGATGCCGACATCGACGCCCTCGGATCGGAGTTGGGCGGCGTGGGTGTGCCGCAGCCCGTGCGCGTGGACGCGCTTGGCGATCCCGGCTTGGCGGCCCAATCGCTTCATCAGACGCCGCACATACCCGGTCGTGACGGGCGTGCCGTAGGCGGTGCAGAGCAGCGGAGCGGCTGCGAGTGGGTCGCGCTGGCCGTCACCCGCCCGGCCCCGTGGGGGGTTCGCCCGTGCCGCGGCACGTTGGCCCCTGCCGCGTTCGGCGAGCCAGGTGGCCACGACGGCCGCCGCTCCGGGGTCGAGGCCCACGGCCCGGTACCGATCACCCTTCCCATGCAGCACGCGGACGATCCCGCTCTCGAGGTCTACGTCCTTGGGATGTAGGGCGAGTGCCTCGGATACCCGGAGCCCGGCCCGGTACATCAGCGTGATCAGGGCGCGGTTACGGAGGGCGACGGGGGTGTACCTGCCGCAGGCGTCGAGCAGGGCCCGGACCTCGTCGTCGGTCAGCACCTCGGGCGGCAGGCGGCGCTTGGGCTTGGGCCGACGCTGGGGTCGTGCGGCAGTTGCGGCCACGGCGGCCAAGGTTTCCACCGGTCGTTCTTCTCGTGCGACACATGCGATACATGCGACACGTTGTTTCGCGCTCTCTCGTTCGACGCGCTCGCTCGCGGCCCATGCGGCCCTTGCGGCCCGTTGGTTGGCGACATCATGTATTTCCTGCCGCGTCCCCCTGCCCGTGTCCTTCCTGCTCGCTTGCCGTCCTCGCATCCCGTTGCTCCCGCTGGGGTTACCGCTGGGGAGGCCGTTCGCGGGAGCATCCCGCGGCTTCGTTCCGGCGACCAAAGCGGTACCGGTTGATGGAGGGGCGAGCAGGCGAGGATTGCAAGCACATGAAGTTTGCGAATCGAGTCGCTGCGGCATTGTGCCAAGTGCAGCACTCGGTAACATGCAAACTTTCCGATCGGACGAAACAAGCGGGAGTGATCGTGATGCGAATTCAGTGTGCGCGCGTCTTGGCCTTGTCTGCTGCAATCGGAATGTGCTGTGCTGGCGCATCCGCCCAGATCACCATCCCGACCGTGCCGATCGGCAACCCCGGCAATGCGCCGGACCCGTTCACGGGCAATCTCTACGGCTCGGTGGCGTACACCTACAACATCGGGCAGACCGAGGTAACCAACGCGCAGTACGCGGCGTTCCTGAACGCCAAGGCCGCGTCGGACCCGTTCGACCTGTACAACACGAACATGGCTGGGTCGGTGGGCGGCATCACCCGCTCGGGCTCGCCGGGCTCATACACCTACTCGACCGTCAGCGGCCGGGCGAATAACCCGGTGAACTTCGTATCCTTCTGGGATGCGTGCAGGTTCGCCAACTGGCTGCACAACGGCCAGAGCGACGGCGACACAGAGACTGGTGCGTACACGCTGACGCCCGACGGCATCTGGTTCAACACCATCACCCGCAACGTGGGGTGGCAGTGGGCGGTGACGAGCGAGGATGAGTGGTACAAGGCCGCGTACCACCAGCCCGCCAGCGCGGGCGGCGATAGCGACAACTACTGGCTGTACCCGACATCGAGCAACACGATCAACACCTCGCAGGCGAACTACAACAGCGTCATCGGCAACACCACGCCCGTCGGCTCGTACGCCGCGAACTTCTACGGCACGTTCGACATGGGCGGGAACGTGTGGGAGTGGAACGAGGCCGTCATTTTCGGCAACCTCCGCAGCCACCGCGGCGGGTCGTACAACGAAAGCGATTTCTTCCAGCGGGCCG from Phycisphaeraceae bacterium includes the following:
- a CDS encoding TIGR04255 family protein: MASTVSLNLDEEFPALRRAPIVEAMITLVARATLEWAPDAIFKQVTARLPDYPTSQHMNQARFSFAMQADAPRVPPVNPATAHATAENLGWLGLRLVSADQRRVVTLARNSLSLSWLGEYVGWSELSAELMRLLTVHREIAGIESIDQMQIRYVNRLEVPQEDFEPGLYFTGFGTPPAGMVQGPFLHQDTLAHPSFPQHVVNLVRTFEQPTALSRSLPLLVVLEAIHAEPVPVEPAMINQRLREMHWLKNYAFFQSVTMAFRDLCQ
- a CDS encoding tyrosine-type recombinase/integrase, giving the protein MAATAARPQRRPKPKRRLPPEVLTDDEVRALLDACGRYTPVALRNRALITLMYRAGLRVSEALALHPKDVDLESGIVRVLHGKGDRYRAVGLDPGAAAVVATWLAERGRGQRAAARANPPRGRAGDGQRDPLAAAPLLCTAYGTPVTTGYVRRLMKRLGRQAGIAKRVHAHGLRHTHAAQLRSEGVDVGIISRQLGHRSLLTTIRYLDHVQPTAVVDAVRSRRWEICA
- a CDS encoding SUMF1/EgtB/PvdO family nonheme iron enzyme; this translates as MPIGNPGNAPDPFTGNLYGSVAYTYNIGQTEVTNAQYAAFLNAKAASDPFDLYNTNMAGSVGGITRSGSPGSYTYSTVSGRANNPVNFVSFWDACRFANWLHNGQSDGDTETGAYTLTPDGIWFNTITRNVGWQWAVTSEDEWYKAAYHQPASAGGDSDNYWLYPTSSNTINTSQANYNSVIGNTTPVGSYAANFYGTFDMGGNVWEWNEAVIFGNLRSHRGGSYNESDFFQRADNRMDINGGGHGFNLGFRVSQAIGLPSCPADYNGSGDVGDIIDFLDFMDDFGSCTNLPAPCGQFGNPDINGDTIVDIVDFLDFIDAFAQGC